tgctttttgttgatgtcaacagggggaagtcaaggtGAAAACTTCCAAGGTAAAAtcaatccagttcctgaatcaaCTTCTTGTGTACTCTCTCTGtaagtttttttttgtgtttttcttctctattttttttgttttgttccaCTGTAGTCTGCATCAGTTCCTGTTTGTGTTTACTCTCATTTGTAAAAaggttgcaagtgttgtcatcaccaaaaagggggaatattgttgttcctagattttggttgatgacacacatattgcaaacttcctgattgtggTTGCTATTGACTTTAGACAGGTAAGTGCCTAAGttcctattaggataggaacttgaatcagatgttGAAGTTCCTGATTTACACTTGGAACAACtactggagttccagagctggaagcaGTATCAGTTCTAgttttgaagtcacaagaggagcaacacattttacatatcaagagttcttCATGCCCACAAGAacaattacagactcatagccacgAGTTCCTATGTTAgccagagaggaactcatcaatgttccagagctggaacgtctgaagcttccgagttgcaagttccagacaaagggaagacataaaagtctaggtagtctactgtacttagaattttatgtaaatattaattatgctaatggtatatagggtactcaaggaacttgtgatttaattaggccatttattttactggaagcaatttttatggaaaacatttaattaaataaaaataagttttacatatttaatataaaatagatttacgttttattttatttaagcaaaacttattttccaaaaaattctcctaagtttttgtagataaataaaaatctgttttaaagaaaatcTTTTAGAGTTTGATGAAGTCAAAACCACTAACTGCTTTGTGgttgaacgtgggaagtggtattccccttgttcctcaagtcaagggacttGGAGATCAAAGTGCTGGTAGTTAGttgttgaggttttgaagggaactaaccctagggataaactctataaaagggaaatcgtttttagTTAAAgttacacaaacattctaagagtttttgctttcctgAAAACGTATTatcaaagattttctaaaatcaatttgtgtcctagttaattcagagttcctaagttcctatatatacaaaagcattattaatatctagagttatctaaacacgaattgtattttgtattagagaggatagagttatcttgtaaagacttagagtttaagtctgagagaaagTGAAGAAGAGAGAGTTGTAATctgagtagattactgtgaggaacacgagttagagaggaacttgtgttagagagttattgtaatcgaggtattcctttaataaaagaaattctcttcttgattagtgtcaagaagttctcACAATTGTTATTTTAGTCTTTCTTGATCTCAGTTCCTTTATTGTTCCTTGGTTTCCGAAAGAAACTCTATCAAAGTtcgaattacaattcacccccccccctcttgtgtgtgttcctactggaatatcaaGTTACACATTTTCTACAAATAAACACAGATTAACACACATGAGCACAAGATTTCAACTAGTAATTCAaaatctattttttatttttcagttcgaataaggagagagaaaaaaaaagaattactGGGAATTTAACACCTAATGCTCTTCTCGTTCTTTTTGCCTCAAGCCCGAATTTTCTGACCCATTCAAAATTAATCACAAatttcaataattcaccaaaaaaGTAACTAATTTGTGCTATTAAtcttgaaaaagaaagaaaacaaaaacaccaAATCAATATTCCAATTCAACTAAACCAgccaaaattcaacaaaatcaacaattaaaagcaataaacaaaaccctaattcaAAAATTCCACAGAAAGGAAAATCATACCATGGAGAAATATATGAACTTATAGTGAGGAGATTCAGAAGCGGTACGCCTAGTGAGAAAGAAAATGTCAATCGTCGTTCATATCAACAGTTAGTTATTGGTGCAAGAGATGGATGTAACAGCGCGGAACAATGAAGGAGACATGAAGAAGAAGGGAGAGGAGATAGAAAATGGGGGCGGAGAAGATCGGAGGGAGAGCTAAGGTTTAGAGAAAGAAGAAGGGAATTAGGGAGACAAGAAAGCGTCACATAATCTGGAGAGGAGGAAGAGAAGGCAACGTGGCATGATCAGAAGGAAGGGAAAACCATGTAAATCAAAGGAAAATAAAGGACATTATGGTAATTCGTAACTAATGTTCAAGCCTTTATATGTTTTATGATTGTGCCTATTGTCTAAAAGTAACACCATTAACATATAAAAAGTTACCCTAGCtagtaaaatattaaagtaaTTTCCTAATGTTTTTAGTGACTAAGTAGCTAGATTAAAAGTAACTAAGTGAAAAATATATAAGTAACCGAAATTGCAAATAATAGTAACGCTTAGTAGTAACCCtagtaaaatattaaagtaaCATCCTAATGTTTTAAGTGAATAATAGCTTGattaaaagtaatttttctaaaactataaaagtaactaaAATTACAAATAGAACACTTAAAAATATTTGTCGTAATTGTGCCTATTTTAAAAAAGTAACACCAGTAAAATACAAAACATTATCCtaataaaacattaaaataatTTCCTAATGTTTTAAGTTGCTAAGTACGTAGCTAGATTAAAAGTAATTTTGTCAAGACTATATAAGTAACTGGAATTACAAATAGAAGTAATATTTAAGAATATTTGTCGTAATTGTGCCTATTTTACAAAAGTAACACCATTAACATACAAAAGGTTACCCtaataaacattaaaataatTTCCTAATGTTTTAAGTTACTAAAATAACCAATTACAACTAGAAATAACCTTCATAATAGGATTAGTAATTACCAAGTATGGAGCTAAACATTCATAATTGATTAGTAATtgtacacacacacacatacaattaagaaagggaaaaaaaaggagctgctaaaaaaaagaagagaggtagtaaataaaaataattagaaaaataaaGACAAAAAGAAGAGGAAAAAAAGGAGGTGCTTAAATAAAGAAAGAGAGAGGTCGtagataaaaataattaaaaaaagaaagacaaaaaaaaagttgtcaAATTTCAAACCTATAACCAACAATATCTACCACACTTTATGTAGGCTTGATAACCATTGAAACAATCCAATTTTCATTGTTCTATTGCACCAATCTACTACATTACCTTGTTTCCAGTACTGTTGGAACGCACAAATTATAATTCAGTGTGAACGCGCCACATGAACAACTAATGATGCGGCGCGCCACACAAGAGACTTGCTGTTTATGATATGAGGAGGTTTCTAATTAGATTGAGTTGAATAACAAAGTGACCCCACTACTTAGGTACACAAGGTAAGTACAAGTGTAGGGCAACCCAAATTATTCATGTGAATACATGTTATGTCTATGATGTTGTGATTCATGTTTACTTtgattatggattcatgtttgattatGTGAGAAAGCATGTAATTGTGaattatgtttgttgaatttaaaAATCAAGCATGTTGGCCAAGTatgatttatgcatgtatggtttatgcGCATGCAAGAAGATTTATTTATGCTTTGTACGTAAGGTCAACCATGTCAACAAGTATTTATACTTAAGTACATAATGTCTAACATTCAAGGAGCCTAAGTTTTTCACAAACCATGTGTACCTTTGGGCATGTAGGGTACACACTTATAGAGTTATATGAgaaggtgaaatgaaataggatTTATTCGTGTCTAgtgcacaaccctcatgttaacatACATGTTGTAGACTCACACGTAGAATCATGTTGAGAAGGAACAAAGTAATAATTCACTGAAGCCAAATGCtcattgatcacaagtccttaAGGATTCTATAAGAAGTAACGTCGGTTTTCTATTTATTGAATGTTTTATTtgattgtgtcttgagtcggtctttgaataaaatattaatcaaTGTAAAGTGAAACCTAATAATATTAAAATCTCTTGGAACGTATGCACCTTGAGTATGAAAAATGAAGGGATTGAGTACTCGTTCGTAGTGTTGTTTGCTTCTAACGGTGTTACAAGACGTTGTATTACTATTTTATGTGCAGGAAATTCCGTCACAGTAATTGTTGCAGAGGGATACTATTTTTATTTAGTGTTTGGAGGGCTCCCAACACTAGTCCAGTTGGACCTAGGAGGAAGGAAACCCGTTCGATGCTTActcaaattaatttataaagtcaagagtcgagtcttgtctttATAATTGAACGTTTATTatttggcttttgcatgtgattTCATTATTGTATTTTGGAGTGAAGCATGTTTAGTTATAGGCTTTTCTTTGCTTGTAGTACTCAtcttttgctgattacgtgctttcaTGTCTTTTAGTCATGGTCTTTGccataatgaccctatgatgatccatcaattgcattttcattgttggggagtagcaTTTTCTAAGCATGACTCACAGAGGTGACTTGCAAGCAAAGTTATCATTCAGGATGGGATGGTTTAGAGTTTTTATCATTGCTTGCTTAGTTTTGAAATCAGTTTTTAATAAAGTCTAGAGTATAAACGGCGTCTTTCGTAACATGGGCCTCCACTTTCAATCATCAACGATAATGGATTGTTTGTTttaaattggattttggctGAGTATATATGGTTACAACTTGTATTAAtggccattaactatttaattatattttgaaagttacttatttccgctgcgtaattatgGTACTAGCCTTAAACATTATCACGTTGCCGGTAATAttctagtaattcctttatttaagtaagaaaatGGATTTATAAAAGAGAGGAAGCATTCGGGTGTTATACAAAGGTACATAACTCTCACACGATTAAATAGCGCATGTCCAATCTTCTCGTCTTCAATACTGCACCATGGGCAATTTATAGCGTCTATGAGGTGACATTGTTTAAGGAGCAGCCGCACAGGTAGAGTACCCATACCAATTCGCCACAAGAAATGTCTAACCTTTGGTGGTATGTAAAGACCCCATATGCACGACCAAGCCTCATGCAAAGCTTCAAAATCAAGGCCCTTGCCAAGCACGTAGGTCGTTTTACTAGAATAGCAACCATCTTTCATATATTCCAATGTAAGATCGTCCTTGGGTACACGCTAACTAAGAGGAGAGCTGCAACACATTTTTTATCTCTCTCATTAAAATGTCCATCTGTAGTATCGTACCTCCACTCCATCGTCTCTTGGCCGACAAGATCGATAACCAATACAAGATCGATGACAACTACAAGATCATCCAATTACCTTGACctacaaaattaaataaaagttaACCTATAGGATAATTACAAATATGCACAATTAATACATTACAAGTATATATgtcaatatttaaattaaagtcGAATGTTAATCCAGATTAATTCGTACACAATAGCAAAGAAGAAAAGAGTTCACGCCAAGTCTGAAGTGGTGCACCAGAACCCAACACAGATCGTCGGATTCCAACATACCCCTCCAGGATACAGTGGGGCCCGCTAGATCAAGTGTAGTGCACCAGTTTCTAGTGCACGTAGCTTGATTCCACAGGCAACTCTTACTACTAATTATTTCTCCCTCCAAAACATAAGTTAGTCGAATAAAACATAACTAATCACATAacacataattaaattaattaattgtacTTGCAAAAGAGACTAATAACAAGGATTAGCGGTAATTGTATACAAGCGGGAACATTCATCCTCGGGACAGGAGAAGGTCACCAgcgaaggaaatgtgtccttcaacCAAGGTACATtaatctaataccaaggttcagattaattacagaataatttattcagtgagatcaagtgatcggaacatctACTAGAGCAATGGTtcaatcagtgagttctaatccttattaggctcacaacttactcttgactgaaccggcAAGGTCGCACCAATGTCATATAATAGAccgccggattaaatgaatttaatcgctaatttagttcggaaaacattaaTGTATTATAAATCATTGGGTTGTAATCGTACATCCTATTGTGTATATCGTAGGCTGGGTCGCACCAATAATCCGTATAGTACGACATTAGATCGTCAAGTAATATATGATGAATAATTGCAGCAAGGCCCTAGGCGAATATATGAAGGGGTGACGAGAAACACTGCAGCCCACGAGCCAAGCGCCCAAGTCCCATGGGCGCTGCAGTGCTGCATCGTGCAAGCGAGCACCCCAATTAAGGCCTAAGCGCACACGCGCGAGAAGTTAGCAAGAAGCAACAACTCTGCAACATCACGCTGGCCTGAGTGCAGCTCATGGCCCAGCGGTTGTGCGTGTTGCCTTGCTAGCTGATGGGGTGGCGTGGCTGGTCAAGGCCTGAAGCCTTTGGTCAGTCACCCTTGCATTGTCCCTATGTTTATTAACCTAAACCTATTTGTTTTCCACATAACTGATAACACATATACACACAAGGAACCCTAATTGCGAATGTGCCTCCAAGAGAGAAATTCCCATAGTGTCACGGTCCGAATGTTTTGACACCGAATCCGTGCGgcgcactcttgcctattggcggcAAGGATGCGAGCCTTGTGAGGAATGAGTGTCTTGTGACTCGTAGGGGCACGAGTAAGAGTCTGATCTGAAggggcactcttgcctattggcgacaagagcgatGGTCGAGGGTCGAACGGGGCGCTTGTGTGTGCACAacaggcacaagcgggaccgacgacgagagtgtatctgttttgcaAGGGACTTTGATGAGTCTTGGAAAGCTTAAAGCATGCAACAgcacaatatatatataaaggctagaaacaacacatgaattaagtaaaggcaacttctgatgagaggtattggtttatacccctcatagaggtttattttgaattagctaaaacttGCCAGTGAACACTAgaattacagtaacataataattctccctaaagcctagaaaactattagaaataTCCTAGAAAGTAATAGAAaggagaaatacaagtaaaggaaggttggattctaacatcctCCCCCACTTAAGATGTCGACGCCCTCGTCGACTTACAAGAGTTACAAAAGATGAAAGAAAAATATCATATTCTAAACTTTGTAGTCTTCGCTGCGCCGTTGGTTGATGGCGGTTGCTGGagtcttcttgaatcttgttgtgTCTTGATAGGATGGTGAATCTTGTGAATCCAAGTCTTCCTTGTTTTTGGTTTCTGGATCGGAGCGGCTTGGCTTTAGCTTGTATCTTGTTTTTTGTTTCTGGTGCGAGGGGGTATCTAGGATGACGCCTTTTTGAGTGGCTCCATCACTCGCATTGCCGAAAGGAATCGGCCCTTCTTTTTTGTCTTTGTGGGAGTATCTGTACTTCGAGCTAGACAAGTTTGTCCACCTGCTacaagcaaagaattcaagtgaGGCATTACAACTGCTTTGCTAGAGCGGAGGAACTCCAATCCAAGTACAAGGTTGAAGTCGTCCATGTTGACGGCAGTGAAGTTCATTTTTCCTTCCCGATCTCCCAACTTTTCTTCCACCTGTTCTGCCACACCGAGAATCGGCTTGGCTTTGGAGTTGACGGATTTCATGCTACCGCCTCCTTTCTTAAGCACTAACCCCAATCTACGGGCTTCTGCTTCGGTCACAAAGTTGTGAGAGGCGTCGGTGTCTACCATGGCTCGAGCATTCCTCCCATTTACCACAAGGTCCACATACATCATGTTTGTGGATTCCTCACTTGTCTTCGGGGTCTCTTTCCCCATTGCATACATCATGTAGACGGAACTCATTCTGCGGGGCTCGTCGTCTTCATGGCATGCTTCTTCTTCTATCTCTTTTGGGGTTTCCTCCACGGGCATGGCCGACAACTTCCTCTATAGGTTGTCGATCACCCCTTTGTGCTTGCACTCCCACCATTTGTGTGGGCCTCGACATAGCAAACAGTTAAGTCTACTAATTTTCCCGAGATCGTGCTGATCTTGGATTCCTTTATTGATATGGAAGGTGATGACCAGGATTTCTGTGAATCTCCTTCCCCATTTCCTTTCTTGAATCCCCCGACTGAGCTGCACGAC
This sequence is a window from Spinacia oleracea cultivar Varoflay chromosome 1, BTI_SOV_V1, whole genome shotgun sequence. Protein-coding genes within it:
- the LOC110794195 gene encoding DNA damage-inducible protein 1-like, with the translated sequence MPVEETPKEIEEEACHEDDEPRRMSSVYMMYAMGKETPKTSEESTNMMYVDLVVNGRNARAMVDTDASHNFVTEAEARRLGLVLKKGGGSMKSVNSKAKPILGVAEQVEEKLGDREGKMNFTAVNMDDFNLVLGLEFLRSSKAVVMPHLNSLLVAGGQTCLARSTDTPTKTKKKGRFLSAMRVMEPLKKASS